In Paraburkholderia sprentiae WSM5005, a genomic segment contains:
- a CDS encoding aldo/keto reductase — protein sequence MTLASNHDHRRRFLRAALGLPATLAFSRVTPAQNGTALPRMSRRAIPSTGEALPVIGCGTWRTFDVGDDATARAQLAAVLRVLFEAGGSVIDSSPMYGSSEAVAGALLTQLDAHRKAFVATKVWTEGREAGIAQMEESLRRFQQPRVDLMQIHNLLDWRTQLATLREWKARGRIRYLGITHHTSSAFDAVAAVMRSEKPDFVQINYAADDRAAEQRILPLAADLGIGVVINQPFGGGGLLARMMKTPLPAWAAEIGCTSWAQILLKFVLAQPAVTVVIPGTGRPQYMADNVRAGSGPLPDGAMRARIIAAVSG from the coding sequence ATGACACTTGCGTCGAACCACGATCATCGCCGCCGTTTTCTGCGCGCCGCGCTCGGGCTGCCGGCAACGCTTGCGTTCTCGCGCGTCACGCCCGCGCAAAACGGTACCGCCTTACCCCGCATGAGCCGCCGCGCGATCCCGTCTACTGGCGAAGCGCTGCCCGTGATCGGCTGCGGCACGTGGCGCACCTTCGACGTTGGCGACGATGCCACCGCGCGCGCGCAACTGGCCGCCGTGCTGCGCGTCCTGTTCGAAGCGGGCGGCTCGGTGATCGATTCGTCGCCGATGTATGGTTCATCTGAAGCGGTCGCGGGCGCGCTGCTCACGCAGCTCGACGCGCATCGCAAAGCCTTCGTCGCCACCAAGGTATGGACCGAGGGACGCGAGGCCGGCATCGCGCAGATGGAAGAATCGCTGCGGCGCTTTCAGCAGCCGCGTGTCGATCTGATGCAGATCCACAATCTGCTCGACTGGCGCACGCAGTTGGCGACGTTACGCGAATGGAAAGCGCGCGGCCGGATTCGCTATCTCGGCATCACGCATCACACCTCGAGCGCGTTCGACGCGGTTGCCGCGGTGATGCGCAGCGAGAAGCCCGATTTCGTGCAGATCAACTACGCCGCCGACGATCGCGCGGCCGAGCAGCGCATCCTGCCGCTCGCGGCCGATCTCGGCATCGGCGTCGTGATCAATCAACCGTTCGGCGGCGGCGGTTTGCTCGCGCGCATGATGAAGACGCCGCTGCCCGCATGGGCCGCCGAAATCGGCTGCACGAGCTGGGCGCAGATTCTTTTGAAGTTCGTGCTCGCGCAGCCGGCGGTGACGGTCGTGATTCCCGGCACCGGGCGGCCGCAATATATGGCGGACAACGTGCGCGCGGGTTCGGGACCGCTTCCCGACGGCGCGATGCGCGCACGGATCATCGCGGCGGTAAGCGGCTGA
- a CDS encoding metallophosphoesterase family protein has product MSSHHSFDPARRGALKCLAFGGLGTVFMLSGGVLTPVELALAADANTAPSAAGVPLFLQISDTHIGFNKEANPDVAGTLKQTIDYVNAMPARPPLAIHTGDITHLSKPSEFDLAAQLMSGLKITELHTVPGEHDVTDGPGTEYFSRFGKASDNRGYYSFDHQGVHFVGLVNVMHFKPNGLGGLGDEQLEWLENDLKGRASSAPVVVFAHMPMWTIYEPWGWGTGDAGQAMSYLKRFGSVTVLNGHIHQIVTKVEGNVTFHTARSTAYPQPSAGNGEGPGPLKVASAQLPKMLGVTSVSIARHPLKATLDDTTLA; this is encoded by the coding sequence ATGTCGTCACATCATTCATTCGATCCGGCGCGTCGCGGCGCGCTGAAGTGTCTTGCGTTCGGTGGCCTTGGCACCGTGTTCATGCTGTCGGGCGGCGTGCTGACGCCGGTCGAGCTCGCGCTCGCGGCCGACGCGAACACCGCGCCGTCCGCGGCGGGCGTGCCGCTTTTCCTGCAGATCAGCGACACGCATATCGGCTTCAACAAGGAAGCGAATCCCGACGTCGCGGGCACGCTGAAACAGACGATCGATTATGTCAACGCGATGCCGGCTCGGCCGCCGCTCGCGATTCACACCGGCGACATCACGCACCTGTCGAAGCCCTCGGAGTTCGATCTCGCCGCGCAGCTCATGTCGGGACTGAAGATCACCGAACTGCACACGGTGCCCGGCGAGCATGACGTCACCGACGGCCCCGGCACCGAGTACTTCAGCCGCTTCGGCAAGGCGTCGGATAACCGTGGCTATTACAGCTTCGATCACCAGGGCGTGCATTTCGTCGGGCTCGTCAACGTGATGCATTTCAAGCCGAACGGCCTCGGCGGTCTCGGCGACGAGCAGCTCGAATGGCTCGAAAACGATCTGAAGGGCCGCGCGTCGAGCGCACCGGTCGTCGTGTTCGCGCACATGCCGATGTGGACGATCTACGAGCCGTGGGGCTGGGGCACCGGCGACGCGGGACAGGCGATGAGCTATCTGAAGCGCTTCGGTTCGGTGACGGTGTTGAACGGTCACATTCATCAGATCGTGACGAAGGTCGAAGGCAACGTGACGTTCCATACGGCTCGCTCGACCGCCTATCCGCAGCCGAGCGCCGGCAACGGCGAAGGCCCGGGGCCGCTGAAGGTCGCGAGCGCGCAGCTGCCGAAGATGCTCGGCGTGACGAGCGTCAGCATCGCGCGTCATCCGCTGAAGGCGACGCTCGACGACACGACGCTCGCCTGA